A region of Paenibacillus thiaminolyticus DNA encodes the following proteins:
- a CDS encoding BMC domain-containing protein — translation MRHSALGLVEVRGYLGAIAAADAALKAASVTCIGAEIVKGGLVTVKLSGDVGAVQAAVEAGAEAAKQLNVLLTRHVIARLHEETAAMVAGPVDADANKPQAAAEEAAPSGDEAPAGEEAAAASSAAEEATEASPAPEAAADEAKVTAAAPAGEAAAASKAEAAVQPDSGRTGSVSAPAAKAEVTAPADTKASAQASRSEAQTPRTEPAVTPAAKRAKKTKKATS, via the coding sequence ATGAGACATAGCGCGTTAGGGTTGGTGGAAGTCAGAGGCTATCTGGGAGCCATCGCCGCGGCGGATGCCGCCTTGAAAGCGGCGAGCGTCACCTGCATCGGCGCGGAGATCGTCAAGGGCGGATTGGTGACGGTCAAGCTGAGCGGCGACGTCGGCGCCGTGCAGGCTGCCGTGGAAGCGGGAGCCGAGGCGGCGAAGCAGTTGAATGTTCTGCTGACAAGGCATGTCATTGCGCGTCTCCATGAGGAGACGGCCGCCATGGTGGCGGGCCCGGTTGACGCCGACGCCAATAAGCCGCAGGCTGCTGCCGAGGAGGCAGCCCCCTCCGGAGACGAAGCGCCGGCGGGCGAGGAAGCCGCGGCGGCGTCTTCAGCCGCTGAGGAAGCAACGGAAGCTTCTCCCGCGCCGGAAGCGGCTGCGGATGAGGCTAAGGTGACCGCCGCAGCGCCAGCAGGGGAGGCCGCCGCGGCAAGTAAGGCGGAAGCCGCGGTCCAACCGGATTCCGGCCGGACCGGAAGCGTGTCTGCGCCTGCCGCCAAGGCCGAAGTTACTGCGCCGGCTGATACGAAGGCAAGCGCGCAGGCAAGCCGCAGCGAGGCACAGACACCGCGCACAGAGCCGGCCGTCACGCCGGCAGCGAAACGAGCGAAGAAAACGAAAAAAGCTACCTCGTAA
- the eutL gene encoding ethanolamine utilization microcompartment protein EutL yields MRNDPIHAKVLGVKLISNVSPDLAGTLELKPHHKSLGILTADIDDVTYTALDEATKAAAVDVVYARSMYAGSANASTKLAGEVIGILAGPSPEEVRSGLSAAVDYIETGAHFVSANEDDSITYFAHCVSRTGSYLSQTANIKEGEALAYLIAPPLEAMYAIDAALKAADVTMAAFFGPPSETNFAGALLTGSQSACKAACDAFADAVQFVADNPASY; encoded by the coding sequence ATGAGAAACGATCCGATTCATGCCAAGGTGTTAGGCGTCAAGCTGATTTCCAACGTAAGTCCGGATCTGGCTGGCACGCTGGAGCTGAAGCCGCATCATAAAAGCCTGGGGATCCTTACCGCCGACATTGACGATGTCACCTATACGGCCCTGGACGAAGCAACTAAAGCGGCTGCTGTCGATGTTGTCTATGCGCGAAGCATGTACGCCGGTTCGGCTAATGCTTCGACGAAGCTGGCGGGCGAGGTCATCGGGATATTGGCCGGTCCCAGCCCGGAGGAAGTGCGCAGCGGCTTGAGCGCTGCCGTTGATTATATCGAGACCGGCGCTCATTTCGTTAGTGCCAATGAGGATGACAGTATCACGTATTTCGCCCATTGCGTCTCCCGTACAGGAAGCTATTTGTCCCAGACCGCCAACATCAAGGAAGGGGAAGCGCTGGCGTATCTCATCGCCCCGCCGCTGGAAGCGATGTATGCGATCGATGCGGCGCTGAAGGCCGCCGATGTAACGATGGCCGCCTTCTTCGGCCCGCCTTCCGAGACCAACTTCGCCGGCGCCTTGCTGACGGGCAGCCAGTCTGCCTGCAAGGCGGCATGCGACGCGTTCGCGGACGCTGTCCAGTTCGTCGCCGATAACCCGGCGAGCTATTAA
- the eutC gene encoding ethanolamine ammonia-lyase subunit EutC — protein MQMALPEEEEADSGECLDDITEIDLRKQLLVPEPADREGYLKMKEKTPARLGVWRAGPRYKTITSLRFRADHAAAQDAVFSYVSEDFVKEMNLVAIETMCRDKDEYITRPDLGRQFSAETIEYIKQHTAKGAKVQMMVGDGLSSAAIEANLRDIVPAITQGLKMYGIETGNILFVKHCRVPSMDVIGDVTEADVVCLLVGERPGLVTAESMSAYIAYKPTVGMPEARRTVISNIHSGGTPAVEAGAHIAELIKTMIDRKASGIDLKL, from the coding sequence ATGCAGATGGCGCTGCCTGAGGAAGAGGAAGCAGACAGCGGAGAATGTCTGGACGATATTACGGAGATCGACCTGCGCAAGCAGTTGCTCGTTCCTGAACCGGCCGATCGCGAGGGCTATTTGAAGATGAAGGAAAAAACGCCGGCCCGCCTTGGTGTATGGCGTGCGGGCCCGCGCTACAAAACAATTACGTCGCTGCGGTTCCGCGCTGACCACGCCGCCGCCCAGGATGCCGTATTCTCTTACGTGTCCGAGGATTTCGTGAAGGAAATGAATCTGGTGGCGATCGAGACGATGTGCCGGGACAAGGATGAATACATTACCCGGCCGGATCTGGGGCGCCAGTTCTCCGCAGAGACGATTGAATATATTAAGCAGCACACGGCCAAGGGCGCCAAGGTGCAGATGATGGTCGGCGACGGCCTGAGCTCGGCCGCGATTGAAGCCAATCTGCGCGACATCGTGCCGGCGATTACCCAAGGTCTCAAGATGTATGGCATCGAGACCGGCAATATTTTGTTCGTCAAGCATTGCCGCGTGCCATCGATGGATGTCATCGGCGACGTCACTGAGGCTGACGTGGTCTGCCTGCTGGTCGGGGAACGGCCGGGACTGGTTACGGCGGAATCGATGAGTGCCTACATCGCCTATAAGCCGACGGTCGGCATGCCGGAAGCGCGGCGCACGGTCATTTCCAACATCCATTCGGGCGGAACGCCTGCGGTGGAAGCGGGCGCGCATATCGCTGAATTAATTAAGACGATGATTGACCGCAAAGCATCGGGGATTGATCTGAAACTCTAG
- a CDS encoding ethanolamine ammonia-lyase subunit EutB, producing the protein MILKTRLFGRTYQFKTLMEVMAKANEEKSGDMLAGLGATSSEERVAAKVVLSQITLKDLRNNPAVPYEQDEVTRIIQDQVNERIYSEIQNWTVEELREWILDDNTTEQDIKRVSRGLTAEMVAAVAKIMSNLDLMYGAKKIRVTARANTTIGRPGTLSARLQPNHPTDDPDGIMASLMEGLTFGIGDAVLGLNPVDDSVESVTRVLKRFEEFRQKWEIPTQTCVLAHVTTQMEAVKRGAPTGLIFQSIAGSEKGNAAFGFNAATIEEAQQLVLKHGQVSGPDVMYFETGQGSELSSEAHHGIDQVTMEARCYGFAKRFNPFLVNTVVGFIGPEYLYDAKQVIRAGLEDHFMGKLTGISMGCDACYTNHMKADQNDLENLAVLLATAGCNFFMGIPHGDDVMLNYQTTGYHETATLRELLGLRPIREFEQWMEKMGFIENGKLTKKAGDASVFLK; encoded by the coding sequence GTGATTTTAAAAACGAGACTGTTCGGCCGCACCTATCAGTTCAAAACGCTGATGGAAGTGATGGCCAAAGCGAATGAAGAAAAATCGGGGGATATGCTGGCTGGACTCGGGGCCACGTCTTCGGAAGAGCGCGTGGCCGCCAAGGTGGTCCTGTCCCAGATTACGCTGAAGGACTTGCGCAACAATCCTGCGGTTCCTTATGAGCAGGACGAGGTTACCCGCATTATTCAGGATCAGGTCAATGAGCGCATTTACAGCGAGATTCAGAACTGGACTGTGGAAGAGCTGCGGGAGTGGATTCTGGACGATAACACGACCGAACAAGACATCAAGCGCGTATCCCGCGGGCTGACCGCCGAGATGGTGGCCGCGGTGGCCAAAATTATGTCTAACCTCGACCTGATGTACGGGGCGAAAAAGATTCGGGTGACGGCTCGCGCCAACACGACGATTGGCCGTCCGGGCACGTTGTCGGCCCGCCTGCAGCCGAACCATCCGACCGATGATCCGGACGGCATCATGGCTTCCCTGATGGAAGGCTTGACGTTCGGCATCGGGGACGCGGTATTGGGGCTCAATCCGGTGGATGACTCCGTCGAGAGCGTAACGCGCGTCTTGAAGCGGTTCGAGGAGTTCCGCCAGAAGTGGGAGATTCCGACGCAGACTTGCGTGCTGGCCCATGTCACGACCCAGATGGAAGCTGTCAAGCGCGGAGCGCCGACCGGCCTTATCTTTCAATCGATCGCCGGCTCGGAGAAAGGCAACGCGGCATTCGGCTTCAACGCCGCCACGATCGAGGAAGCGCAGCAGCTCGTGCTGAAGCATGGCCAAGTGTCCGGTCCGGACGTGATGTACTTCGAGACGGGCCAAGGCTCGGAGCTGTCTTCCGAAGCGCACCACGGAATCGACCAGGTGACGATGGAAGCGCGCTGCTACGGCTTCGCCAAGCGGTTCAACCCGTTCCTCGTCAACACGGTCGTCGGGTTCATCGGACCTGAATATTTGTACGACGCGAAGCAGGTTATCCGCGCCGGGCTGGAGGATCACTTCATGGGCAAGCTGACGGGTATCTCCATGGGCTGCGACGCTTGCTACACGAACCATATGAAGGCCGATCAGAACGACCTGGAAAATCTGGCGGTGCTGCTGGCGACGGCAGGGTGCAACTTCTTCATGGGCATCCCGCATGGCGACGATGTCATGCTGAACTATCAGACAACCGGTTATCACGAGACCGCGACGCTGCGTGAATTGCTTGGCCTGCGTCCAATCCGGGAGTTCGAGCAGTGGATGGAGAAAATGGGCTTCATCGAAAATGGCAAGCTGACGAAAAAAGCCGGAGACGCGTCAGTGTTTCTCAAGTGA
- the eutA gene encoding ethanolamine ammonia-lyase reactivating factor EutA translates to MNEQLLSVGIDMGTSTTQLVLSKLHIQNLASSFSVPRLVITDKEVVYRSDICFTPVLADNRIDAGQIQTFVQEQYRKAGIRKEEIQTGAVIITGETARKDNANEVLQSLSGFAGDFVVATAGPDLESIIAAKGAGAHTYSKEHSTSIVNIDIGGGTSNLALFADGELLDTGCLDIGGRLIKVDQRTHEITYIAPKIKRLAERRGLQLALGQQVTPAALEPIIGEMVKLLEESVGLRPPGDFYDTIVTNKGLKLDRDIPCISFSGGVADYVYQEASGDVFQYGDIGILLGRAIAASPLRQQMTVARSAETIRATVVGAGSHTTEISGSTITYTEESFPIKNIPILKLASADESGGAEALAQAIADKLNWFKLNNDLQRVAIALEGKKSPSFQEVQKYAHGLREGMAELLEREYPLIVIVHHDMAKVLGQTLYALLDYKKDVVCIDSVQVDNGDYIDIGKPIAEGKVLPVVIKTLVFH, encoded by the coding sequence GTGAACGAGCAATTGCTAAGCGTTGGCATCGATATGGGAACCTCGACGACCCAGCTCGTGCTGTCGAAGCTGCATATTCAGAACCTGGCATCGTCCTTTTCGGTGCCCCGCTTGGTCATTACGGACAAAGAAGTGGTCTACCGGAGCGATATCTGCTTCACGCCCGTGCTGGCGGACAACCGGATCGACGCCGGGCAAATCCAGACGTTCGTGCAGGAGCAGTACCGGAAAGCCGGCATCCGCAAGGAAGAAATCCAGACCGGCGCCGTCATCATTACCGGCGAGACGGCCCGCAAGGATAACGCCAATGAAGTGCTGCAGTCGCTAAGCGGCTTCGCCGGAGACTTCGTGGTCGCCACCGCAGGCCCGGACCTGGAAAGCATCATTGCCGCCAAAGGCGCGGGGGCCCATACGTATTCCAAAGAGCATTCGACGTCCATCGTCAATATCGACATTGGCGGCGGGACCAGCAATCTGGCCTTGTTCGCTGATGGGGAGCTGCTGGACACGGGATGTCTCGACATCGGGGGCCGCCTGATCAAGGTCGACCAACGGACGCACGAGATTACGTATATCGCGCCGAAGATCAAGCGGCTCGCGGAACGAAGGGGATTGCAGTTGGCCCTTGGGCAGCAGGTGACGCCGGCCGCGCTGGAGCCGATCATCGGGGAGATGGTGAAGCTGCTCGAGGAAAGCGTCGGGCTCCGGCCGCCGGGTGATTTCTACGACACGATCGTCACTAACAAAGGGCTGAAGCTGGACCGGGACATACCGTGCATTTCCTTCTCTGGAGGGGTGGCCGATTACGTGTACCAGGAAGCGTCGGGCGATGTGTTCCAGTATGGAGATATCGGAATCCTGCTTGGGAGAGCGATCGCCGCTTCCCCGTTGAGGCAGCAGATGACCGTGGCGCGATCGGCTGAGACCATCCGGGCCACCGTCGTGGGGGCCGGTTCCCATACGACCGAGATTAGCGGAAGCACGATTACCTACACGGAAGAGAGCTTCCCGATCAAAAACATTCCGATTCTGAAGCTTGCGTCGGCGGATGAATCGGGGGGCGCCGAGGCGCTGGCCCAGGCTATCGCCGACAAATTGAACTGGTTCAAGCTGAACAATGATCTGCAGCGGGTCGCCATTGCTTTGGAAGGGAAGAAGAGTCCAAGCTTCCAAGAGGTGCAAAAGTATGCGCACGGATTGCGCGAAGGCATGGCGGAGCTGTTGGAAAGGGAGTACCCGCTGATCGTGATTGTCCATCACGATATGGCGAAGGTGCTGGGACAGACGCTGTACGCCCTGCTGGATTACAAGAAGGATGTCGTCTGTATCGACAGCGTGCAGGTCGACAACGGCGACTATATCGACATCGGCAAGCCGATTGCGGAGGGCAAGGTATTGCCAGTCGTTATCAAAACGCTTGTGTTTCATTAA
- a CDS encoding sensor histidine kinase, producing MKERIRRLCKRHTALTESDIVRLTEIAESFESSEVKDDVFIDVLSGVGNEAIVVYHRRPDDGKSLYQRPVEGEKALRENEPGVLRTLETGIMSQGLIANTQENHLVRQTVYPIKNQDGVIAVVIYEKDVSDNIQAHFNVTGSQYEDGEMSSMLTAMLRFKDSIINQLEDAVLVFDKHGFLKLKNKKAEAYYRKLGYLEDIQGLHYDNLSLDQTIFSDVMKQYSTSPSCPLTTDVKVAGSYYQVKRLFIAERDLCIGVILHDVTEIKHKEAEIVSKSVAIREIHHRVKNNLQTVASLLRIQARQCDSPEAKKCLNDSVSRVLAIAATHELLSTEIDAQVDLLDVIRLIASNIERCFVDCNNVKINIAASQSICLDSDRTVAIALIVSELVHNSYEHAFGDCCSDGTITVNAQLDGGLVTVVVADDGVGFSVKDGSTKSLGLSIVRSYVKDKLKGKLDIESGPSRGTTVAFTFKK from the coding sequence ATCAAAGAACGGATTCGGCGGCTGTGCAAGCGGCACACGGCACTGACGGAGTCGGATATCGTCCGGCTGACGGAGATAGCCGAGTCGTTCGAATCGTCCGAAGTGAAGGATGATGTGTTCATCGATGTCCTGTCCGGCGTGGGCAATGAGGCGATTGTGGTGTACCACCGTCGTCCGGATGACGGCAAATCGCTGTATCAGCGCCCTGTCGAGGGCGAGAAAGCGCTGCGCGAGAACGAGCCCGGCGTTCTGAGGACGCTGGAGACCGGAATCATGTCGCAGGGTCTCATCGCCAACACGCAGGAAAATCATCTCGTCCGGCAGACGGTGTATCCCATTAAAAACCAAGACGGCGTCATTGCGGTCGTCATCTATGAAAAAGATGTGAGCGACAATATTCAAGCCCACTTCAATGTCACGGGATCGCAATACGAAGACGGCGAGATGTCCTCGATGCTGACCGCCATGCTGCGGTTCAAGGATTCGATCATCAATCAGCTGGAGGATGCGGTTCTCGTCTTCGACAAGCACGGATTTTTGAAGCTGAAGAACAAGAAGGCGGAAGCCTATTACCGCAAGCTTGGCTATTTGGAGGATATTCAGGGCTTGCATTATGATAATCTGTCGCTGGATCAGACGATTTTCTCCGACGTGATGAAGCAGTACTCCACCTCTCCTTCCTGTCCGCTGACGACAGATGTGAAGGTAGCGGGCTCTTATTATCAGGTGAAGCGGTTGTTCATTGCGGAGCGGGATCTGTGCATCGGCGTCATCCTGCATGACGTGACGGAGATCAAGCACAAGGAAGCAGAGATTGTCTCCAAGTCGGTGGCTATCCGCGAGATTCATCACCGGGTCAAGAACAATTTGCAGACCGTGGCGTCGCTGCTCCGCATTCAGGCGCGGCAGTGCGACAGCCCGGAAGCCAAAAAATGCTTGAACGACAGTGTCAGCCGGGTGCTCGCCATTGCGGCGACCCATGAACTGTTGTCGACGGAGATCGATGCGCAGGTGGACCTGCTTGACGTCATACGGCTCATCGCTTCGAATATCGAGCGCTGCTTCGTCGATTGCAACAATGTCAAAATCAACATTGCTGCTTCGCAAAGCATCTGCCTGGACAGTGATCGCACGGTAGCGATCGCGCTCATTGTGAGCGAGCTGGTGCATAACAGCTATGAGCACGCGTTCGGGGATTGCTGCTCGGACGGCACGATTACGGTCAACGCGCAGCTGGATGGCGGGTTGGTCACCGTGGTCGTGGCGGATGACGGCGTTGGCTTCTCCGTGAAGGACGGTTCCACCAAAAGCTTGGGATTGTCCATCGTCCGCAGCTATGTGAAGGACAAGCTGAAGGGCAAGCTTGACATCGAGTCCGGCCCGTCGAGAGGCACGACCGTGGCGTTCACCTTCAAAAAATAA
- a CDS encoding ANTAR domain-containing response regulator yields the protein MNGKIVIVDDEPITRMDIREMLEEADYNVVGEASDGFEAIELCKKHLPDLVILDVQMPILDGLKAGKRIISEQLAGGVILLTAFSDKQTIEKATSIGALGYLVKPLDEKSFIPMVEVTIAKGKEIRKLEQNLSKLSQKMEERKAVEKAKGILMKENGCTEEEAYQTLRKLSMDRRCPMIEIATTIVISYD from the coding sequence ATGAATGGAAAAATTGTAATAGTCGACGACGAACCTATTACAAGAATGGATATTCGTGAGATGCTGGAAGAGGCGGACTACAACGTAGTAGGCGAAGCTTCTGATGGGTTTGAAGCCATCGAATTATGCAAAAAGCATCTGCCCGACCTGGTCATCCTGGATGTTCAAATGCCCATTCTGGATGGGTTGAAGGCGGGTAAACGAATCATTTCAGAGCAGCTGGCGGGCGGAGTTATTCTTCTGACCGCATTCAGCGACAAACAGACGATTGAAAAAGCAACCTCTATCGGTGCGCTTGGTTATCTGGTGAAGCCGCTCGATGAAAAGTCGTTCATTCCCATGGTTGAAGTGACCATAGCCAAAGGCAAGGAAATACGCAAGCTGGAACAAAATCTATCGAAGCTGTCGCAGAAGATGGAAGAGCGGAAAGCAGTGGAAAAGGCGAAAGGGATTCTGATGAAGGAAAATGGCTGCACCGAAGAGGAAGCCTATCAGACCCTGCGCAAACTCAGCATGGATCGACGGTGTCCGATGATCGAAATTGCTACAACCATCGTCATTTCCTATGATTGA
- a CDS encoding EutP/PduV family microcompartment system protein: protein MKTIIFAGSTGSGKTTLCQWLHGQEIAYKKTQAVETFDQAIDTPGECIENRYLYKMLLVSSVDADVIGLVQDCTKEESYFPPAFATVFAKPVIGIVTKTELARTDEDIAQARAYLQAAGAERIFEVSTMENVGVEALRAYLEE from the coding sequence ATGAAGACCATCATTTTCGCCGGCAGCACCGGCTCGGGCAAGACGACGCTGTGCCAATGGCTGCATGGCCAAGAGATTGCTTACAAAAAGACACAAGCTGTGGAGACCTTCGACCAAGCGATCGATACGCCGGGGGAGTGCATCGAGAACCGTTATTTGTACAAGATGCTGCTTGTCTCGAGTGTTGACGCCGATGTCATCGGGCTTGTGCAAGATTGCACAAAAGAAGAAAGCTATTTTCCGCCGGCCTTTGCGACGGTCTTCGCCAAGCCGGTCATAGGAATCGTGACCAAGACAGAGCTCGCCCGGACGGATGAGGATATCGCGCAAGCGAGAGCTTATTTGCAGGCGGCGGGCGCAGAGCGCATTTTCGAGGTCTCGACGATGGAGAACGTGGGAGTGGAAGCTCTTCGGGCATACTTGGAGGAGTAG
- a CDS encoding BMC domain-containing protein: MDQHNEKQRVIQEYVPGKQVTLAHIIANPNPDIYKKLGLGSEAQDAIGIMTITPSEASIIGADIATKAAGVQIGFVDRFSGSLVITGDVSSVESAVNEVLLGLHNILGFSAAKITRT, translated from the coding sequence ATGGACCAACATAACGAAAAGCAACGCGTCATTCAGGAGTACGTGCCAGGGAAGCAGGTCACATTGGCTCATATTATCGCGAACCCGAACCCGGATATTTACAAGAAGCTGGGATTGGGGAGCGAAGCGCAGGATGCCATCGGCATTATGACCATCACGCCAAGCGAAGCCTCCATTATTGGCGCGGACATCGCGACCAAGGCGGCCGGCGTGCAGATCGGCTTCGTTGACCGCTTCAGCGGATCGCTCGTCATTACAGGCGATGTCTCATCCGTGGAGTCGGCCGTGAACGAAGTTCTGCTGGGCCTGCATAACATTCTTGGCTTCTCGGCTGCGAAGATTACGAGAACGTAG
- a CDS encoding 1-propanol dehydrogenase PduQ, whose translation MDKISMKTDIYLGQGALDRLMEWRNQRIFIVTDPFMVKSGMINMLFERLHESNEQYIFSNIVPDPPIEIVTEGVEALGAFQADRMIAIGGGSAIDAAKAMKIFAQKILNQHNMPFVAIPTTSGTGSEVTSFSVISDKKKNIKYPLVSDDMLPQEAILDPELVKSVPDFITADTGMDVLTHAIEAYVSTKANDVSDALAEKAIKLVFAYLPRAHKDGNDLEAREKMHNASCLAGMAFNIASLGLNHGIAHVAGAKFKIAHGRMNSLLLPHVIEFNADYKPGYGKEESNAAAVRYAEIAKILGLSAPNPKSGVRSLVQAIKQLQKQLRMPQSLRECNVDEALLEEMSPSIAEGALKDGCTATNPRVPAAPDVVEILNKMFQY comes from the coding sequence ATGGACAAAATATCGATGAAAACCGACATTTATCTGGGGCAAGGCGCGTTGGATCGCCTGATGGAATGGCGGAATCAACGAATCTTCATCGTCACCGACCCGTTCATGGTCAAGTCGGGGATGATTAACATGCTGTTCGAACGGCTGCATGAGAGCAATGAGCAATACATTTTCAGCAATATCGTGCCCGATCCGCCAATCGAGATCGTGACCGAGGGCGTGGAAGCGCTTGGCGCGTTCCAGGCCGATCGGATGATTGCGATTGGCGGCGGATCCGCGATCGATGCGGCCAAGGCGATGAAGATTTTTGCCCAAAAAATATTGAATCAGCACAATATGCCGTTCGTGGCGATTCCGACAACGAGCGGAACGGGCTCGGAAGTGACGTCATTCTCCGTGATCAGCGATAAGAAGAAGAACATTAAGTACCCGCTCGTGTCTGATGACATGCTGCCGCAGGAAGCGATTTTGGACCCGGAATTGGTCAAGAGCGTGCCGGACTTCATTACCGCCGATACGGGGATGGACGTCCTGACTCACGCGATCGAGGCCTATGTGTCCACCAAAGCGAATGATGTGTCCGACGCTTTGGCAGAGAAGGCGATCAAGCTGGTCTTTGCGTATTTGCCGCGAGCGCACAAGGACGGGAACGACCTGGAGGCGCGGGAGAAAATGCACAATGCCTCCTGTCTGGCGGGCATGGCGTTCAATATCGCGTCGCTTGGCCTCAATCACGGCATCGCCCATGTGGCCGGAGCGAAGTTCAAGATTGCGCACGGGCGCATGAATTCGCTGCTGCTGCCGCATGTGATTGAATTCAATGCCGATTACAAGCCGGGCTACGGCAAAGAGGAAAGCAATGCCGCGGCGGTCAGATATGCCGAAATTGCCAAGATATTGGGACTGTCGGCACCGAATCCGAAGAGCGGCGTTCGCAGCCTGGTTCAAGCGATCAAGCAGCTGCAGAAGCAATTGCGCATGCCGCAATCACTGCGGGAATGCAACGTGGACGAAGCGCTGCTGGAAGAGATGAGCCCATCGATTGCCGAAGGAGCGCTCAAGGACGGCTGCACGGCCACGAATCCGCGCGTTCCGGCCGCTCCTGACGTTGTCGAAATTTTGAACAAAATGTTTCAATATTAA
- the bluB gene encoding 5,6-dimethylbenzimidazole synthase, with product MFNEIEKEAVYNVIYKRRDIRNFLPNPVPKEIIDRILQAAHHAPSVGFMQPWNFIIVDSMEVKERLAWATEKERRALAIHYEEERATQFLSLKIEGIKEAPLTICVTCDPTSGGSHVLGRNSIPETDILSTACAIQNMWLAACVEGLAMGWVSFYKKNDVRDILQIPPHIDPVALISIGYTDDYPSAPILEQVKWEKRKSLENLIFHNKWGEQ from the coding sequence ATGTTTAATGAGATCGAAAAAGAAGCCGTTTATAATGTCATTTATAAAAGAAGAGACATTCGGAATTTTCTTCCGAATCCTGTACCAAAAGAGATTATCGACCGAATTTTACAAGCGGCACACCATGCACCCTCTGTAGGATTTATGCAGCCATGGAATTTCATTATCGTGGATTCTATGGAAGTCAAAGAGAGATTAGCTTGGGCGACAGAAAAAGAAAGACGAGCTTTGGCGATTCATTACGAAGAAGAGCGCGCTACCCAATTTTTAAGTTTAAAAATTGAAGGAATTAAAGAGGCACCCTTAACGATCTGTGTCACCTGTGATCCAACAAGCGGGGGCTCGCATGTACTAGGACGAAATTCGATTCCGGAGACGGATATTCTCTCTACAGCATGTGCAATCCAAAATATGTGGTTAGCGGCGTGTGTAGAAGGCTTAGCCATGGGATGGGTAAGTTTTTACAAAAAAAATGATGTTCGAGATATTTTGCAAATACCTCCGCACATTGACCCTGTTGCTTTAATTTCCATTGGATATACGGACGACTACCCTTCTGCTCCCATTTTAGAACAAGTGAAGTGGGAAAAACGAAAATCTCTTGAAAATCTAATATTTCATAATAAATGGGGAGAACAATAA
- a CDS encoding manganese-dependent inorganic pyrophosphatase codes for MEKVLIFGHKNPDTDTICSAIAYADLKTQLGFDVEPVRLGSVNGETQFALDTFQAEAPRLVETVANEVNGVILVDHNERQQSANDIDQVQVLEVIDHHRIANFETSGPLYYRAEPVGCTATILNKMYKENGKTMSKNIAGLMLSAIISDSLLFKSPTCTEQDVAAARELAAIAGVDAEKYGLDMLKAGADLSDKSIEELLSLDAKEFTMGSAKVEIAQVNAVDVNDVLSRQAEVEAALSDMIAKKGLDLFVFVVTDILNSNSVAIALGSKSDAVEKAYNVSLENNTALLKGVVSRKKQIVPVLTDTLSK; via the coding sequence ATGGAAAAAGTTCTCATTTTCGGACATAAAAATCCAGACACAGATACGATTTGTTCCGCCATTGCATATGCAGATTTGAAAACACAATTGGGCTTCGATGTCGAGCCGGTTCGCCTCGGCAGCGTGAACGGGGAAACGCAGTTCGCCCTGGATACGTTCCAAGCGGAAGCGCCGCGCCTGGTAGAGACCGTGGCTAACGAAGTGAACGGCGTTATTCTCGTCGATCATAACGAACGTCAGCAAAGCGCCAACGACATTGATCAAGTTCAGGTGCTGGAAGTGATTGACCATCACCGCATTGCGAACTTCGAGACGAGCGGTCCGCTGTACTACCGCGCAGAGCCGGTTGGCTGCACCGCTACGATCTTGAACAAAATGTATAAAGAGAACGGCAAGACGATGAGCAAAAATATTGCCGGCCTGATGCTGTCTGCCATCATTTCCGATTCGCTGCTGTTCAAATCCCCGACTTGCACGGAGCAAGACGTGGCTGCCGCCCGCGAGCTGGCCGCTATCGCCGGCGTCGATGCGGAGAAGTACGGATTGGACATGCTCAAAGCCGGTGCGGACCTGAGCGACAAGAGCATCGAGGAGCTGCTCTCGCTCGACGCGAAGGAATTCACCATGGGCAGCGCGAAGGTGGAGATCGCGCAAGTGAACGCGGTGGACGTGAACGATGTGCTGTCTCGCCAAGCGGAAGTGGAAGCGGCATTGTCCGACATGATCGCGAAGAAAGGCCTTGACCTGTTCGTGTTCGTCGTCACCGATATTTTGAACAGCAATTCTGTCGCCATTGCGCTCGGCTCCAAGTCGGATGCCGTCGAGAAAGCATACAATGTAAGCTTGGAGAACAACACCGCGCTCCTGAAAGGTGTCGTATCCCGCAAGAAGCAAATCGTGCCTGTGCTGACAGACACATTGAGCAAATAA